From one Phoenix dactylifera cultivar Barhee BC4 unplaced genomic scaffold, palm_55x_up_171113_PBpolish2nd_filt_p 001382F, whole genome shotgun sequence genomic stretch:
- the LOC120108530 gene encoding G patch domain and ankyrin repeat-containing protein 1 homolog — MGDEELGSSSRAIDSSNVGFQLLRKCGWKEGTGLGASEQGRLEPLQTHVKKNKRGLGAEKIKEKKKLPEDPTSKENLQSKKKQKSVSKRIKKMQQEEEQMKEKEFERAFFREFWPDNV; from the exons ATGGGGGACGAGGAGTTGGGTTCCAGCTCTCGAGCAATCGATTCCTCCAACGTTGGCTTTCAG CTACTCAGGAAATGCGGGTGGAAGGAGGGCACCGGTCTTGGTGCTTCCGAGCAG GGAAGGTTAGAACCTTTGCAAACTCATGTGAAGAAAAATAAGCGTGGTCTTGGTGCAgagaaaataaaggaaaagaagaagcttCCGGAGGATCCTACTTCTAAG GAAAACTTGCaatcaaagaaaaaacaaaagtcAGTCTCTAAAAGGATTAAGAAGATGCAGCAAGAAGAGGAGCAAATGAAAGAGAAGGAATTTGAACGAGCCTTCTTCAGAGAGTTCTGGCCAGATAATGTCTGA